The following coding sequences are from one Bradyrhizobium sp. 200 window:
- a CDS encoding microcin C ABC transporter permease YejB, protein MTAYIARRILLMFPTLLGILFISFVVVQFAPGGPVERVIAQLSGADTGGSSRISGSSTGDFAGRTPQAGASADAVNSKYRGAQGLDPDFIKNLEKQFGFDKPAHERFALMVWNFARFDFGKSYFRDTTVLQLIKEKLPVSISLGLWLTLLTYLISIPLGIRKAVDDGTRFDTWTSAAIIVGFAIPGFLFAILLIILFAGGSFFNWFPLRGLTSDGWSQFPWYWKIIDYFWHLTLPLIAMGLGAFATMTLLTKNSFLDEIRKQYVLTARAKGCSEGQVLYGHIFRNAMLIVIAGFPGAFIGAFFSGSLLIETIFSLDGLGLLGFESVLNRDYPVVFGTLFIFSLVGLVVGLISDLAYMWIDPRIDFEAREV, encoded by the coding sequence ATGACTGCCTATATCGCCCGCCGCATTCTGCTGATGTTTCCGACCTTGCTCGGCATCCTCTTCATCTCCTTCGTGGTGGTGCAGTTCGCGCCGGGCGGGCCGGTCGAGCGCGTGATCGCGCAACTGTCCGGCGCCGATACCGGCGGCTCCTCGCGCATCTCAGGCTCTTCAACCGGCGACTTTGCCGGCCGTACGCCACAGGCCGGCGCCTCCGCCGACGCCGTCAATTCGAAATACCGCGGTGCGCAGGGGCTCGATCCTGATTTCATCAAGAACCTGGAAAAGCAGTTCGGCTTCGACAAGCCGGCGCATGAGCGCTTTGCGCTGATGGTGTGGAATTTCGCCCGCTTCGATTTCGGCAAGAGCTATTTTCGCGACACCACCGTGTTGCAACTCATCAAGGAGAAGCTGCCGGTCTCGATATCGCTCGGGCTCTGGCTGACGCTGCTGACTTATCTGATTTCGATTCCGCTTGGTATCCGCAAGGCGGTCGACGACGGAACGCGATTCGATACGTGGACATCGGCGGCCATCATCGTCGGCTTTGCGATTCCCGGCTTCCTGTTCGCGATCCTGCTGATCATCCTGTTTGCCGGCGGCTCGTTCTTCAACTGGTTCCCGCTGCGCGGATTGACCTCGGACGGCTGGTCGCAATTCCCCTGGTATTGGAAGATCATCGACTACTTCTGGCACCTCACCCTGCCTTTGATCGCGATGGGTCTCGGCGCCTTCGCCACCATGACGCTGCTGACCAAGAACTCGTTTCTCGATGAGATCAGGAAGCAGTATGTCTTGACTGCGCGTGCAAAGGGTTGCAGCGAGGGGCAGGTGCTCTACGGTCATATCTTCCGCAACGCCATGCTGATCGTAATCGCAGGCTTTCCCGGTGCGTTCATTGGTGCATTCTTCTCCGGCTCGCTGCTGATCGAGACCATCTTCTCGCTCGACGGGCTCGGGTTGCTCGGCTTCGAAAGCGTGCTCAACCGCGACTATCCGGTCGTGTTCGGCACGCTGTTCATCTTCTCCCTCGTAGGCCTTGTGGTGGGTCTGATCTCCGACCTCGCCTACATGTGGATCGATCCCCGGATCGATTTTGAGGCGAGGGAAGTCTGA
- a CDS encoding extracellular solute-binding protein, giving the protein MAQFSRRHVLGLGVGALGVLTLGPTRAAEENGAELHGISAFGDLKYPADFKNFDYVNVAAPKGGVFSTIPSTRSYNQSYHTFNSLNAYILKGEGAQGMDLTFSALMVRAGDEPDAMYGLVAKSVRISPDKLTYRFTLRPEAQFHDGSRITAHDVAWSINTLKAKGHPLIQVQMRDVKGAEALDDATVIVTFAEKRARDVPLYVAGLPIFSKKYYETRPFDESTLDTPLGSGPYKVGKFEVNRFIEYERVKDWWGANLPVCRGYYNYDVVRYEFYRDRDVAFEGFTGKNYLFREEFTARIWATRYDFPAIKDGRVKREQVPDERPSGAQGWFINTRRDKFKDPRVREALINAFDFEWTNKTIMYDAYARTHSPFQNSDMMAMGPPSPEELKLLEPFRAQVPEEVFGQPYVPPVSDGSGQDRNMLRKAQQLLNEAGFVIKDGKRMTPNGEVFRIEFLYDEPSLNPHHAPYIKNLGTLGIEASPRMVDAVQYRARVEDFDFDMTITRFSMSTTPGDAMRAFFSSHAAKTKGSYNLAGIENPAIDALIEKIIAADTRAELTVACHAFDRVFRAGRYWVPQWYNKTHRLAYWDIFDRPKNLPRYQIDASGSGERVIWWHDGAKAGKLEQAKQ; this is encoded by the coding sequence ATGGCGCAATTCTCTCGCCGGCATGTGCTCGGTCTCGGTGTCGGCGCGCTGGGCGTTCTGACGCTCGGGCCGACGCGTGCGGCCGAAGAGAATGGCGCCGAGCTGCACGGCATCTCGGCGTTTGGTGATCTCAAGTATCCCGCCGACTTCAAGAATTTCGACTATGTGAATGTCGCAGCGCCCAAGGGCGGTGTGTTTTCAACCATTCCTTCGACGCGCTCCTACAATCAGTCCTACCATACCTTCAATTCGCTCAACGCCTACATTCTCAAGGGCGAGGGCGCTCAAGGCATGGACCTGACCTTCTCAGCGCTGATGGTGCGGGCCGGCGACGAGCCGGATGCGATGTACGGGCTCGTCGCAAAGTCGGTGCGAATTTCGCCGGACAAGCTGACCTACCGCTTCACGCTGCGCCCCGAGGCCCAGTTTCACGACGGCTCGAGGATCACGGCACATGACGTCGCCTGGTCCATCAACACGCTAAAGGCCAAGGGCCATCCGCTGATCCAGGTGCAGATGCGTGACGTCAAGGGCGCCGAGGCGCTCGACGATGCGACCGTGATCGTCACCTTCGCCGAGAAGCGCGCGCGCGACGTGCCGCTCTACGTCGCGGGGCTGCCGATCTTCTCGAAGAAATATTACGAGACGCGGCCCTTCGATGAATCGACGCTCGATACGCCGCTGGGCTCGGGGCCATACAAGGTCGGCAAGTTCGAGGTCAACCGCTTCATCGAGTACGAACGCGTCAAGGACTGGTGGGGCGCGAACCTGCCGGTCTGCCGCGGTTACTACAACTATGATGTAGTCCGCTACGAATTCTATCGCGACCGCGACGTCGCCTTCGAAGGCTTTACCGGCAAGAATTATCTGTTCCGCGAAGAGTTCACCGCGCGCATCTGGGCGACGCGCTACGACTTCCCCGCGATCAAGGACGGCCGCGTCAAGCGCGAACAGGTGCCGGACGAAAGGCCGTCGGGCGCGCAGGGCTGGTTCATCAACACCCGCCGCGACAAGTTCAAGGACCCCCGCGTGCGCGAGGCGTTGATCAACGCATTCGATTTCGAGTGGACCAACAAGACCATCATGTACGACGCCTATGCGCGGACGCATTCGCCGTTCCAGAATTCGGACATGATGGCGATGGGGCCGCCCTCGCCGGAGGAGCTGAAGCTGCTCGAGCCGTTCCGCGCTCAGGTGCCCGAGGAAGTGTTCGGCCAGCCCTACGTGCCGCCGGTTTCGGATGGCTCGGGGCAGGATCGCAATATGCTGCGCAAGGCGCAGCAATTGCTTAACGAGGCCGGTTTCGTTATCAAGGACGGCAAGCGGATGACGCCGAACGGCGAAGTGTTCCGCATCGAATTCCTGTACGATGAGCCCTCGCTGAATCCACATCACGCGCCCTACATCAAGAACCTGGGCACGCTCGGAATCGAGGCGAGCCCGCGCATGGTCGATGCCGTGCAGTACCGCGCGAGGGTGGAAGATTTCGATTTCGACATGACTATCACGCGCTTCTCGATGTCGACGACGCCGGGCGACGCAATGCGCGCCTTCTTCTCATCGCACGCCGCGAAGACCAAGGGCTCCTACAACCTGGCCGGTATCGAGAATCCCGCCATCGACGCGCTGATCGAAAAGATCATTGCGGCGGATACCCGCGCCGAGCTGACGGTTGCCTGCCATGCCTTCGACCGCGTTTTCCGCGCAGGCCGCTACTGGGTGCCGCAGTGGTACAACAAGACGCATCGGCTGGCCTATTGGGACATCTTCGACCGCCCGAAGAACCTGCCGCGTTATCAGATCGATGCATCGGGCTCCGGCGAGCGCGTTATCTGGTGGCATGACGGCGCCAAGGCGGGCAAACTCGAGCAGGCGAAGCAATAA
- a CDS encoding extracellular solute-binding protein, with translation MAITRRHLLQSGAAATLAPALGLTANVSAIEAAHAQSASDEPAFRHALSLFGEIKYPADFKRFDYVNPEAPKGGTVRQIQIGTFDNFNLVVAGVKGSLAAGVQLIYESLMTSSQDEVSTEYGELAEAVSHPEDFSWVTYRLRREAKWHDGNPVTPDDVIFSLNAFKQHHPQYSAYYRHVMKAEKVGDRDIKFSFDAPGNRELPLIVGQLTILPKHWWEGADGEGRKRDISATTLEKPLGSGPYRIKEFVPGRTLTLERVKDHWGRDSSTNVGRNNFDELRLEYFRDSTVALEAFKGDQVDWRTENSAKNWATAYDFPAVNDKRVLLEEFPNRSSGIMQAFALNIRREQFRDPRVRRALNFAFDFEEMNKQIFFGQYKRISSYFDGTELASSGLPEGRELEILEAVRAEVPPEVFTKPYTNPVGGSPEAVRENLREALRLLKEAGFEVRERKLVDSKTGAQFALELLGAEPTFERVMLFFKPSLERLGIAVSVRTIDPTQYENRLRSWDFDVVVSSWAESLSPGNEQREYWGSQAADMAGSRNVIGIKNPAIDKLIERLIYAKGRDDLVAATRALDRVLLWNHYVVPQWNYPKVRTARWDRFGRPSELPKYGLSGFPSLWWYDADKAKIGKRS, from the coding sequence TTGGCGATTACCCGACGACATCTTCTGCAAAGCGGCGCTGCGGCCACGTTGGCCCCGGCGCTCGGGCTCACTGCGAACGTCTCCGCGATTGAAGCCGCCCACGCCCAGTCCGCATCGGACGAACCGGCCTTTCGGCATGCGCTGTCGCTGTTCGGCGAAATCAAATACCCGGCCGACTTCAAGCGCTTCGACTACGTCAATCCGGAGGCTCCGAAGGGCGGCACCGTACGTCAGATCCAGATCGGTACCTTTGACAACTTCAACCTTGTGGTCGCCGGCGTCAAAGGCTCGCTCGCAGCCGGCGTTCAGTTGATCTACGAATCTCTCATGACGTCATCGCAGGACGAGGTCTCGACCGAGTACGGCGAACTGGCCGAAGCCGTTAGCCACCCCGAGGATTTCTCCTGGGTGACCTATCGCCTCCGGCGAGAGGCGAAATGGCATGACGGAAATCCCGTCACGCCTGACGACGTGATCTTCTCGCTCAATGCGTTCAAGCAACATCACCCGCAGTACTCGGCCTACTATCGCCACGTAATGAAAGCTGAAAAGGTCGGTGATCGCGACATAAAATTCAGCTTCGACGCGCCCGGCAATCGCGAACTCCCGCTGATCGTGGGCCAACTCACGATCTTGCCGAAGCATTGGTGGGAGGGCGCTGACGGCGAGGGCCGCAAGCGCGACATCTCCGCGACGACGCTGGAGAAGCCGCTGGGTTCGGGCCCCTATCGCATCAAGGAGTTTGTCCCGGGTAGGACGCTGACGCTGGAGCGGGTGAAGGACCATTGGGGCCGCGATTCCAGCACGAATGTCGGACGTAATAATTTCGACGAACTGCGCCTGGAATATTTCCGGGACTCGACGGTGGCACTCGAGGCGTTCAAGGGCGACCAGGTCGATTGGCGCACCGAAAACAGCGCCAAGAACTGGGCAACGGCCTACGACTTCCCGGCCGTCAATGACAAGCGTGTGCTGCTCGAAGAGTTTCCCAACCGCAGTTCCGGAATCATGCAGGCATTCGCGCTGAATATCCGGCGTGAGCAGTTTAGGGATCCGCGGGTACGTCGCGCGCTGAATTTTGCGTTCGACTTCGAGGAAATGAACAAGCAGATATTCTTCGGTCAGTACAAGCGCATTAGCAGCTACTTCGATGGCACTGAACTGGCTTCAAGCGGCCTGCCTGAAGGCAGGGAGCTGGAAATACTCGAAGCTGTCCGCGCCGAAGTGCCGCCCGAGGTATTCACGAAGCCCTATACCAATCCGGTCGGCGGTAGTCCCGAGGCGGTTCGCGAAAATCTGCGTGAGGCGCTGCGCTTGCTGAAGGAAGCCGGCTTTGAGGTGCGCGAGCGCAAGCTCGTCGATAGCAAGACGGGAGCACAATTTGCGCTCGAATTGCTGGGTGCGGAACCGACCTTCGAACGGGTAATGCTGTTCTTCAAGCCGTCGCTGGAGCGGCTTGGCATCGCCGTCAGCGTGCGCACAATCGATCCGACACAGTATGAAAACCGGCTTCGGAGCTGGGATTTCGACGTGGTCGTCTCGTCGTGGGCGGAATCGTTGTCGCCCGGAAATGAACAGCGCGAATATTGGGGTTCGCAGGCGGCGGACATGGCGGGTTCGCGCAATGTCATCGGCATCAAGAATCCGGCGATCGACAAATTGATCGAGCGTCTGATCTATGCCAAGGGTCGGGATGACCTTGTTGCCGCGACCAGGGCGCTCGACCGGGTGCTGCTGTGGAATCACTATGTCGTGCCGCAGTGGAATTATCCCAAGGTCCGTACCGCGCGCTGGGATCGCTTCGGCAGGCCGTCCGAATTGCCCAAATACGGCCTGTCGGGCTTCCCGTCGCTGTGGTGGTACGACGCCGACAAGGCGAAGATCGGAAAGCGGTCTTGA
- a CDS encoding cytochrome c family protein: MDSFELNKILGAVLSTCLVLLVTSFAAHAIFAPVKPEKPGFEIAVKEDASHGGAKEAAAPSEPIEKLLQTASVEKGTAAAKKCAACHTFEKGGPNRVGPNLYNVLNEPKGQGRGGFNFSAAMKGKGGTWTYDDLNKFLANPKGFVPGTAMGFAGISKDSERADVIAYLRSLSESPAPLPTAAK, from the coding sequence ATGGACTCCTTCGAACTCAACAAGATTCTCGGTGCCGTCCTCAGCACCTGCCTCGTTCTCCTGGTGACGAGCTTTGCCGCCCATGCGATTTTCGCGCCCGTGAAGCCGGAAAAGCCGGGCTTCGAGATCGCCGTGAAGGAGGACGCCTCTCACGGCGGAGCCAAGGAAGCCGCCGCGCCGTCCGAGCCGATCGAGAAGCTGCTGCAGACCGCCTCCGTCGAGAAGGGCACCGCGGCAGCCAAGAAGTGCGCCGCCTGCCACACCTTCGAGAAGGGTGGGCCCAACCGCGTCGGCCCGAACCTCTATAATGTCTTGAACGAGCCGAAAGGCCAGGGTCGCGGCGGGTTCAATTTCTCGGCTGCCATGAAGGGCAAGGGCGGCACCTGGACCTATGACGATCTCAACAAGTTTCTTGCCAACCCCAAGGGCTTTGTTCCGGGTACGGCGATGGGATTTGCCGGCATTTCGAAGGACAGCGAGCGCGCCGACGTGATCGCCTATCTGCGCAGCCTTTCGGAAAGCCCGGCGCCGCTGCCGACCGCGGCAAAGTAA